A genomic segment from Cuculus canorus isolate bCucCan1 chromosome 20, bCucCan1.pri, whole genome shotgun sequence encodes:
- the EMC6 gene encoding ER membrane protein complex subunit 6, with product MAAVVAKREGPQFISEAAVRGNAAILDYCRTSVSALSGATAGILGLTGLHGFIFYFLASVLLSVLLVLKAGRRWNKYFKSRRPLFTGGLIGGLFTYVLFWTFLYGMVHVY from the coding sequence ATGGCCGCAGTGGTGGCCAAGCGCGAGGGGCCGCAGTTCATCAGCGAGGCGGCCGTGCGGGGGAACGCCGCCATCCTGGACTACTGCAGAACCTCGGTGTCGGCCCTGTCCGGTGCCACAGCCGGGATCCTCGGCCTCACCGGCCTGCACGGCTTCATCTTCTACTTCCTTGCTTCCGTCCTTCTCTCCGTGCTCTTGGTATTAAAAGCCGGACGGCGATGGAATAAGTACTTTAAATCCCGAAGGCCGCTTTTCACAGGGGGGCTTATAGGAGGGCTCTTCACATATGTCCTGTTCTGGACTTTCCTGTACGGCATGGTTCACGTCTACTAA
- the P2RX5 gene encoding P2X purinoceptor 5 isoform X2 has product MGQVAWKGLFLSLFDYKTEKYVIAKNKKVGVLYRVVQLSILAYLVGWVFVVKKGYQDTDTSLQSSVITKLKGVAFTNTSELGERLWDVADYVIPPQGENVFFVMTNLIVTPNQRQATCPESTSIPDALCYKDGDCPAGEAVVAGNGVKTGRCLKDRDGIRGTCEILAWCPVEKRSKPKTPLLASAENFTVYIKNSIRFPKFQFSKMNVLATDDESYLKSCRYSTEHPYCPIFLLGNIVQWAGSDFQEMALEGGVIGIQIEWNCDLDKAPSECNPHYSFSRLDNKFAEKTISSGYNFRFAKYYQDAEGVDYRTLIKAYGIRFDVMVNGKAGKFNIIPTIINIGSGLALMGAGAFFCDLVLLYLIKKSNFYRGKKYEEVKSSSRKSLSSPTLNGNQGPEQLGGL; this is encoded by the exons ATGGGGCAGGTGGCTTGGAAGGGTTTATTTCTGTCGCTTTTTGAttataaaacagagaaatacgTCATTGCGAAGAACAAGAAGGTGGGGGTTCTCTATCGAGTGGTGCAGCTCTCCATCCTGGCTTACTTGGTGGG GTGGGTGTTTGTTGTCAAGAAAGGCTACCAGGACACAGATACATCCCTCCAGAGCTCTGTCATCACCAAGCTGAAAGGGGTAGCCTTCACCAACACCTCGGAGCTGGGGGAGAGGCTGTGGGATGTTGCAGACTACGTCATCCCTCCACAG GGTGAAAATGTCTTCTTTGTCATGACGAATCTGATTGTGACCCCAAACCAGAGGCAAGCCACGTGCCCTGAG AGTACCAGCATTCCCGATGCCCTGTGTTACAAGGACGGGGACTGCCCGGCAGGGGAAGCGGTGGTGGCTGGCAATG GGGTTAAGACTGGCCGCTGTTTGAAGGACAGAGATGGCATCAGAGGGACTTGTGAGATACTGGCCTGGTGCCCAGTGGAGAAAAGATCCAAGCCCAA GACACCACTTCTCGCCAGTGCAGAAAACTTCACTGTTTATATCAAGAACTCAATCCGCTTCCCCAAGTTTCAGTTTTCCAA GATGAACGTGCTGGCAACCGATGATGAGTCCTACCTGAAGAGCTGCCGCTACAGCACGGAGCATCCCTACTGTCCCATCTTCCTCCTGGGGAACATCGTCCAGTGGGCTGGGAGTGACTTCCAGGAAATGGCCTTGGAG GGTGGTGTGATAGGAATTCAGATTGAATGGAACTGTGATCTTGATAAAGCCCCTTCTGAATGTAATCCTCACTATTCTTTTAGCCGACTGGATAACAAGTTTGCAGAAAAGACCATCTCTTCTGGGTACAACTTCAG GTTTGCCAAATATTACCAGGATGCTGAAGGGGTTGACTACAGGACGCTCATTAAAGCATATGGAATCCGTTTTGATGTGATGGTGAATGGCAAG gcaggGAAATTTAACATCATTCCTACTATTATCAATATCGGTTCCGGTCTTGCTCTCATGGGAGCG GGAGCTTTCTTTTGTGACCTGGTGCTGCTGTATCTGATTAAAAAGAGTAACTTTTACCGAGGCAAAAAGTATGAGGAAGTAAA GTCCAGTTCCAGGAAATCCTTGTCTAGCCCTACACTGAACGGGAATCAGGGCCCTGAGCAGCTCGGTGGGCTCTAG
- the P2RX5 gene encoding P2X purinoceptor 5 isoform X1 has product MGQVAWKGLFLSLFDYKTEKYVIAKNKKVGVLYRVVQLSILAYLVGWVFVVKKGYQDTDTSLQSSVITKLKGVAFTNTSELGERLWDVADYVIPPQGENVFFVMTNLIVTPNQRQATCPEVGRTESLGSQTPTNPGSTSIPDALCYKDGDCPAGEAVVAGNGVKTGRCLKDRDGIRGTCEILAWCPVEKRSKPKTPLLASAENFTVYIKNSIRFPKFQFSKMNVLATDDESYLKSCRYSTEHPYCPIFLLGNIVQWAGSDFQEMALEGGVIGIQIEWNCDLDKAPSECNPHYSFSRLDNKFAEKTISSGYNFRFAKYYQDAEGVDYRTLIKAYGIRFDVMVNGKAGKFNIIPTIINIGSGLALMGAGAFFCDLVLLYLIKKSNFYRGKKYEEVKSSSRKSLSSPTLNGNQGPEQLGGL; this is encoded by the exons ATGGGGCAGGTGGCTTGGAAGGGTTTATTTCTGTCGCTTTTTGAttataaaacagagaaatacgTCATTGCGAAGAACAAGAAGGTGGGGGTTCTCTATCGAGTGGTGCAGCTCTCCATCCTGGCTTACTTGGTGGG GTGGGTGTTTGTTGTCAAGAAAGGCTACCAGGACACAGATACATCCCTCCAGAGCTCTGTCATCACCAAGCTGAAAGGGGTAGCCTTCACCAACACCTCGGAGCTGGGGGAGAGGCTGTGGGATGTTGCAGACTACGTCATCCCTCCACAG GGTGAAAATGTCTTCTTTGTCATGACGAATCTGATTGTGACCCCAAACCAGAGGCAAGCCACGTGCCCTGAGGTAGGAAGAACTGAGTCCCTTGGCTCCCAGACCCCTACAAACCCTGGG AGTACCAGCATTCCCGATGCCCTGTGTTACAAGGACGGGGACTGCCCGGCAGGGGAAGCGGTGGTGGCTGGCAATG GGGTTAAGACTGGCCGCTGTTTGAAGGACAGAGATGGCATCAGAGGGACTTGTGAGATACTGGCCTGGTGCCCAGTGGAGAAAAGATCCAAGCCCAA GACACCACTTCTCGCCAGTGCAGAAAACTTCACTGTTTATATCAAGAACTCAATCCGCTTCCCCAAGTTTCAGTTTTCCAA GATGAACGTGCTGGCAACCGATGATGAGTCCTACCTGAAGAGCTGCCGCTACAGCACGGAGCATCCCTACTGTCCCATCTTCCTCCTGGGGAACATCGTCCAGTGGGCTGGGAGTGACTTCCAGGAAATGGCCTTGGAG GGTGGTGTGATAGGAATTCAGATTGAATGGAACTGTGATCTTGATAAAGCCCCTTCTGAATGTAATCCTCACTATTCTTTTAGCCGACTGGATAACAAGTTTGCAGAAAAGACCATCTCTTCTGGGTACAACTTCAG GTTTGCCAAATATTACCAGGATGCTGAAGGGGTTGACTACAGGACGCTCATTAAAGCATATGGAATCCGTTTTGATGTGATGGTGAATGGCAAG gcaggGAAATTTAACATCATTCCTACTATTATCAATATCGGTTCCGGTCTTGCTCTCATGGGAGCG GGAGCTTTCTTTTGTGACCTGGTGCTGCTGTATCTGATTAAAAAGAGTAACTTTTACCGAGGCAAAAAGTATGAGGAAGTAAA GTCCAGTTCCAGGAAATCCTTGTCTAGCCCTACACTGAACGGGAATCAGGGCCCTGAGCAGCTCGGTGGGCTCTAG
- the P2RX5 gene encoding P2X purinoceptor 5 isoform X3, giving the protein MNKQEGENVFFVMTNLIVTPNQRQATCPEVGRTESLGSQTPTNPGSTSIPDALCYKDGDCPAGEAVVAGNGVKTGRCLKDRDGIRGTCEILAWCPVEKRSKPKTPLLASAENFTVYIKNSIRFPKFQFSKMNVLATDDESYLKSCRYSTEHPYCPIFLLGNIVQWAGSDFQEMALEGGVIGIQIEWNCDLDKAPSECNPHYSFSRLDNKFAEKTISSGYNFRFAKYYQDAEGVDYRTLIKAYGIRFDVMVNGKAGKFNIIPTIINIGSGLALMGAGAFFCDLVLLYLIKKSNFYRGKKYEEVKSSSRKSLSSPTLNGNQGPEQLGGL; this is encoded by the exons ATGAATAAGCAGGAG GGTGAAAATGTCTTCTTTGTCATGACGAATCTGATTGTGACCCCAAACCAGAGGCAAGCCACGTGCCCTGAGGTAGGAAGAACTGAGTCCCTTGGCTCCCAGACCCCTACAAACCCTGGG AGTACCAGCATTCCCGATGCCCTGTGTTACAAGGACGGGGACTGCCCGGCAGGGGAAGCGGTGGTGGCTGGCAATG GGGTTAAGACTGGCCGCTGTTTGAAGGACAGAGATGGCATCAGAGGGACTTGTGAGATACTGGCCTGGTGCCCAGTGGAGAAAAGATCCAAGCCCAA GACACCACTTCTCGCCAGTGCAGAAAACTTCACTGTTTATATCAAGAACTCAATCCGCTTCCCCAAGTTTCAGTTTTCCAA GATGAACGTGCTGGCAACCGATGATGAGTCCTACCTGAAGAGCTGCCGCTACAGCACGGAGCATCCCTACTGTCCCATCTTCCTCCTGGGGAACATCGTCCAGTGGGCTGGGAGTGACTTCCAGGAAATGGCCTTGGAG GGTGGTGTGATAGGAATTCAGATTGAATGGAACTGTGATCTTGATAAAGCCCCTTCTGAATGTAATCCTCACTATTCTTTTAGCCGACTGGATAACAAGTTTGCAGAAAAGACCATCTCTTCTGGGTACAACTTCAG GTTTGCCAAATATTACCAGGATGCTGAAGGGGTTGACTACAGGACGCTCATTAAAGCATATGGAATCCGTTTTGATGTGATGGTGAATGGCAAG gcaggGAAATTTAACATCATTCCTACTATTATCAATATCGGTTCCGGTCTTGCTCTCATGGGAGCG GGAGCTTTCTTTTGTGACCTGGTGCTGCTGTATCTGATTAAAAAGAGTAACTTTTACCGAGGCAAAAAGTATGAGGAAGTAAA GTCCAGTTCCAGGAAATCCTTGTCTAGCCCTACACTGAACGGGAATCAGGGCCCTGAGCAGCTCGGTGGGCTCTAG
- the HASPIN gene encoding serine/threonine-protein kinase haspin — translation MSLQPRLLRTYSRRGGRLRLLPLPERWISPPQDRKRFFSSTSAGSSALSSARSDDSEFSPPRKLRRQPQGKRPWRLRSRGGAGKENRPADSAILSSPSPPPKPRGAAARRQRRAPRRPLRGNGEQRPGEQRPLRSGGEQRPLRGNGEQRPLRSGGEQRPLRSGGEQRPLRGSPGEQRPLRGSPGEQRPLRGNGEQRPLRGNREQRPLRDSPGEQRPLRGNGEQRPLLSSTPQPGPAPRRPLLCSTPQCSAAPRRSFTLLSTTLEGGSALGDSPELYSPPRNASNGSSLLLLESLQEEWEKLPPLPGTSGAREERAGWSCPKGTSRDVEPSGSCEPSPRLEKSSRFLRVSARRSCLAQAPLSTPKATALPPVSHEPRLSVPYNGAAPNEPCEDVGRDSTEGILACQTSKANKCQLTPVVVLDPREVSVWLMSTKCNKKVFQPACQQPESPLGLQGILENKHKRTKVAPGEGSTCRKACISGFSASRWGKQIRLCPKRYKNKRRQQHGGSFLRPQVRQRGMKKRVLEMSEGTIDNDYSLLNTSHCWGRVRASLSFHKKKKVTAEESFCNNILCSPSVKSQLSVHHAILSADKAQCSTWSASSMILLAPRNSCSALDFTLTDAEKVFGECQQEGPIAFEDCIPLDKMKDCKKIGEGVFGEVFQIDSERGPVALKIIPIEGTERVNGEAQKSFGEILPEIIISKELSLLSDELVNRTVGFISLYSVHCVQGAYPKYLLEAWDKYHQETGSENDRPDLFGDEQLFMILEFEFGGHDLENMRNRLSSVASAKSILHQVTAALAVAEQALHFEHRDLHWGNVLVKKTDVKELNYVLNGTTHTIPTSGIHVNIIDYTLSRLEKDGLTVFCDLSADEELFQGTGDYQFDIYRQMKAENSNNWTDYHPHSNVLWLHYLSDKLLKGMSYKKKESTSTLRKIKWQLSKFHKEVLTFSSSNEVLQKSSLFQ, via the coding sequence ATGTCCCTACAGCCCCGCCTGCTCCGCACCTACTCGCGGCGCGGCGGCCGCCTCCGCCTGCTCCCGTTGCCCGAACGGTGGATTTCGCCGCCTCAGGACCGCAAGCGGTTCTTCAGCTCCACCTCCGCCGGCTCCAGCGCCCTCTCCTCCGCCCGTTCGGACGACTCCGAGTTCTCTCCGCCCCGCAAGCTCCGCCGGCAGCCGCAGGGTAAGCGGCCTTGGCGCTTGCGTTCCCGAGGGGGCGCGGGGAAGGAGAACCGTCCGGCGGACTCTGCCATCCTTTCCTCTCCATCACCGCCTCCAAAACCGCGCGGCGCCGCCGCCCGACGCCAACGCCGGGCTCCGCGGCGCCCCCTGCGGGGCAACGGGGAACAGCGCCCCGGGGAGCAGCGGCCCCTGCGGAGCGGCGGGGAACAGCGCCCGCTGCGGGGCAACGGGGAGCAGCGCCCCCTGCGGAGCGGCGGGGAGCAGCGCCCCCTGCGGAGCGGCGGGGAGCAGCGCCCCCTGCGGGGCAGCCCCGGGGAGCAGCGCCCCCTGCGGGGCAGCCCCGGGGAGCAGCGCCCGCTGCGGGGCAATGGGGAGCAGCGCCCCCTGCGGGGCAATAGGGAGCAGCGCCCCCTGCGGGACAGCCCCGGGGAGCAGCGCCCCCTGCGGGGCAATGGGGAGCAGCGCCCCCTGCTGTCCAGCACCCCGCAGCCCGGGCCGGCCCCGCGGCGCCCCCTGCTGTGCAGCACCCCGCAGTGCAGCGCCGCGCCCCGCCGCTCCTTCACCCTGCTCAGCACCACCCTGGAGGGCGGCTCGGCGCTGGGCGACAGCCCGGAGCTCTACTCCCCACCCAGGAACGCCTCGAACGGCAGCTCTTTGCTCTTGCTGGAGTCGCTGCAGGAAGAGTGGGAGAAGCTCCCACCGTTACCGGGCACTAGCGGTGCCAGGGAAGAGCGCGCAGGATGGTCCTGTCCGAAAGGAACGAGCAGGGATGTTGAGCCCAGCGGGAGCTGTGAGCCCAGCCCACGGCTGGAGAAGTCCAGCAGGTTTCTGAGAGTATCAGCAAGGAGATCCTGCCTGGCACAAGCTCCCCTGTCCACCCCGAAAGCCACAGCGCTGCCCCCCGTTAGCCACGAGCCACGTCTCTCGGTGCCGTACAACGGAGCCGCTCCCAACGAACCCTGTGAGGACGTTGGGAGAGACTCAACGGAAGGAATCTTGGCTTGTCAGACAAGCAAAGCCAACAAGTGCCAGCTTACACCGGTGGTGGTCTTGGACCCTCGAGAAGTATCAGTGTGGCTGATGAGCACGAAATGCAACAAAAAGGTGTTTCAACctgcctgccagcagccagAATCTCCTTTGGGCCTTCAGGGAATCTTGGAGAATAAACATAAACGTACCAAGGTCGCTCCTGGAGAGGGAAGTACCTGCAGGAAAGCTTGCATCAGCGGCTTCAGTGCCAGCCGGTGGGGGAAGCAAATAAGGCTCTGTCCAAAAAGGTACAAAAATAAGAGGCGGCAGCAGCATGGTGGCTCCTTTCTCAGACCCCAAGTGAGACAAAGAGGAATGAAGAAGCGTGTTCTGGAGATGTCTGAGGGTACAATAGACAATGACTATTCGCTCCTCAACACCTCCCATTGCTGGGGTAGAGTTCGAGCATCTTTGTCCTTtcacaagaagaagaaagttaCCGCAGAGGAGAGTTTCTGCAACAACATCCTCTGTAGCCCTTCTGTGAAATCCCAGCTTTCGGTGCACCACGCAATCCTGTCTGCTGATAAAGCTCAGTGCAGCACTTGGTCTGCTTCCTCCATGATCCTGCTGGCTCCCAGGAATTCCTGTTCTGCCCTGGACTTCACGCTTACAGATGCAGAGaaggtgtttggggaatgccaGCAAGAGGGGCCTATTGCTTTTGAGGACTGCATTCCTTTAGATAAAAtgaaagactgcaaaaaaattGGAGAAGGGGTGTTCGGAGAGGTCTTCCAAATCGACAGTGAGAGAGGACCtgtggctttaaaaataattcccatcGAGGGGACTGAAAGAGTAAACGGTGAAGCTCAAAAGAGCTTTGGGGAGATTCTTCCTGAgataataatttcaaaagaacTCAGTCTTCTGTCTGATGAGCTCGTTAACAGGACTGTTGGGTTCATCAGCTTGTACTCCGTGCACTGTGTTCAAGGGGCCTATCCTAAGTATCTCCTGGAAGCCTGGGACAAATACCACCAAGAAACGGGATCAGAAAATGATCGGCCCGACCTTTTTGGGGACGAGCAGCTCTTCATGATTCTGGAGTTTGAATTTGGAGGCCATGACTTGGAGAACATGAGAAACAGGCTCAGTTCAGTGGCCTCAGCGAAGAGCATTTTGCACCAGGTcactgctgccctggctgtggCAGAACAAGCACTGCACTTTGAGCACAGAGACTTACACTGGGGGAACGTGCTggtaaagaaaacagatgtaaaaGAGCTGAATTACGTGCTGAACGGCACAACGCACACCATCCCCACATCAGGGATTCATGTCAACATCATAGATTATACCTTGTCTAGGCTGGAGAAAGACGGGTTAACTGTGTTTTGTGACCTTTCTGCTGATGAAGAGCTCTTTCAAGGCACAGGGGACTACCAGTTTGATATCTACAggcaaatgaaagcagagaactCCAACAACTGGACTGATTATCACCCACACAGCAACGTCCTCTGGCTGCACTACTTGTCAGACAAACTGTTGAAAGGCATGAGCTACAAGAAAAAGGAATCCACTTCTACCTTGAGGAAAATAAAGTGGCAGCTCAGTAAGTTCCACAAAGAGGTACTGACCTTCTCGTCTTCCAACGAGGTTCTACAGAaaagcagcctcttccagtga